The genomic segment TAAAGTTATCAGCATTGATGACGAGAAAGAAAAGCTTGTTCTTTCCAAGAAAAGCGTAGATGGCGAGCGCGCATGGGATTCGCTGCAAGCTCGTTTCGAGAGCGGCGAAGTATTTGAAGTTGTCGTAGCTGACGTTGTAAAAGGCGGCCTTGTCGCTGATGTTGGCGTACGCGGCTTTATCCCGGCTTCGATGGTTGAGCGTCATTTTGTAGAAGATTTCAGCGACTACAAAGGCCGCACACTTCGCGTAAAAGTGAAAGAAATCGACCAAGAGAACGGCAAAGTCATTTTGTCTGCGAAAGAAGTATTGGACGCAGAATTTGAAGGCAACAAACAAAAATTGATCGCGGCTCTTGAGCCAGGCCAGCAGCTTGAAGGTACTGTTCAACGTTTGACGCCATTTGGCGCATTCATTGATATCGGCGGCGTTGATGGTCTCGTTCACGTTTCCGAGCTTTCATGGCAGCACGTTGCTCATCCTAAAGATGTAGTAGCTGAAGGTCAAGCGGTAACGGTTAAAGTTCTTAAAGTTGATCCGGCTGCTGGTAAAATCAGCCTGAGCATGAAAGCTGCTCAACCAGGTCCTTGGGAAACAGCTGGAAGCCAATTCAACATTGGCGATATCGTAACAGGTACAGTTCGTCGCCTCGTTACTTTCGGCGCATTTGTTGAAATTGCTCCAGGCGTTGAAGGTTTGGTACACATTTCCCAAATCGCTCACCGCCATATTGCGACTCCTTTCGAGGTATTGCAAGAAGGGCAAGAAGTTCAAGCGAAAGTTCTTGACTTCAACCCTGCTGAAAAACGCGTTAGCCTGAGCATCAAGGAAACAGAAGAAGCTCCTGAGCAACCGCAAAAGCCAGAAAGACAACAACGCGAGCGCGCTCCTAAACAAGAGGAACTGAACAATCCTAATGTTAGCTTGAACAGCCAAAGCATGAGCTACTCGCTGGCTGAGCGTTTCGGCGACAAACTGAATAAATTGAAATAATACGTTATTGCGTTTTACAGCGGGCATTGACGTATATATGTTCGCGCAAAAGGCCAAGCAGCTGCTTGGCCTTTTGCATTTTAACATTTCAGAATATAGCCTGGCAGCCTTCTCGAAAAGGTGGAATAAAATGACGATACATAATCAATTAGAGCGTATCAAGCGGAAGCTAAAGGACGCGGCAAAGGTGGATGCAAGCTATCAGCTATTTGGAGCTAACAGTCATCAATATCGTTTGCATGAACCGCTTGGATTAGAGGAGCTCCGCGAATTTGAGCAAAAACACGGCATTGCTTTGCCTGCGGAATATGCCGCTTTTTTGACGAATATTGGCAATGGGGGAGCTGGGCCTTATTACGGTCTTCACCCTCTAGGGGAAAAACAGTCCATTGAGCTTGAGCGACTGGATAAGCCGTCTACTATACGTCCTGAATTGACCAAGGAGCAATGGAAAGCTGATTACCCTGCGCTGCATGATGATAGCAATATAAGTGACGAGCAGTATGAAGAAGCGCAGGCGAAAGCTTTTCAAGGCTTGCTGAACATTGGGGAGCAGGGCTGCACGTATGAGACAATGTTAATGATAACAGGCGAGCATCACGGGAAGGTCGTTTATATCGATCTCGACTACCAAAAACCATTCGTTACCTTTGAAGCCAATTTTCTGGACTGGTACGAGCGTTGGCTCGATGAAATCATTGCTGGCTATGAAACCAGCTGGTTCGGTATGCGGCGTGGCGGAGATGAGCGGGAACTCATCGAGCTCTATCAATCTACATTAGATGAGTCTGTAAAGCTTGAGGCATTAAACGGAATGTTCAAGCTGAAAAATATAACGGCTGAGACGATTGTTTTTCTGATCTCGCAATATGAAAGCTCTTCAAACGAAGTACGCCAATTATGTCTGCAAATTTTGGCCAAGAAAAATTTTGCCGAGGCCGAGAGGCTCATTCGTGAAGAATTAACGAGCAGCAGTGCTGAAAATCGGTTGCATGCCATCCAGGCTATTCACTGGTATATGCCCAAAGGGGATCAGCAATTTAATGAAGAGCTCATAAGCATGCTACCAGCGGTGGCAGATGCTGAAACGTTTCAGTTCATCTGCTACATTCTTCATGCGGCGGAAGTTGAAATGCTGCCTATGCTGCTGCCTTTTTTCACTTATCCGGATGTGGAAATTCGAGTTCATGCTGTTTACCAGGCAGGCCAATCTAGCAAAAAAGGGATGTATGCAAGCGAACTTATCCAGAGGCTCGACGATTCAGAAGTACGAGTACAGCATATTGCTCTACAGGCACTGACAGGGATAATAGATCCCGCGCTTTTGCCTATTTATGAGCGTTTGCTGGAGCAGCACCAGACAGATAAAGACTATATCCGCTCCAACGTGCTTCGGAGACTGGAGGAGTTTCAGTTCAAATCCAAAAAGCAAATGGATAAGGTGCTGTCATCTTCTTTGGTACAGGTTAGAGCATTGTTAGGCAAACATTTGTAAGGAGTACGTGAATAAGGTAAAGAAAAGGTTGTTCCTTATGTTTCATAATGAGGAATAGCCTCTTTTTTTTGGCGCATAATAGCTTCACGTGGGGTGATTTGGCTGTGAACGAAGGATATTTGTCGTTCTGGATTATGATTATGGCATTCATATTAATGACGACTGGCTGGGCGGAATATGTCGGAGCAGGGCGCTCAAGGCTAATCGTTGCCGTTTTATGTCTATTTGCCCAGCCGTTTCATTATCTTGTACCTATTTATGGGGCGGCCGTTGAGATTTATGCGAGCATAATAATTGTGGCAGCCGCTGTTTGCTGGTCGTTTCGCAGAGGGGCGGACGGAGAATCGAGGCGCTATCTGCTGTTGTGTGCTTGCTTGACTGGTATTATTTTGGGTGCCATCCAAAAGCTTTACCGGCTTGATCCGGTGTTTTTTTGGCTTGACCCTGCTTGGGATGGAGGGCTGCTAGGCGGATTGCTTGCAGCTGCTTTTTCAGTGAAGCCGGGCCATCAATTTGGTATTTTGCTGCTGGCGGTTGCTATGGCCGAATTGGCGAATGGGCTTTTATCAAGTGGCACTTACATGGCTCGCATTGGCTCCTTAGCTTGGTGGGACAGCTTTTGGCTCGCTTTTGCCTGTGCGAGGCTCATCAGTATAGCTTTCCACTTGCTCCGAGCTTCTTACAGCAAGGTGGCGGGAGAGGAAGCGGCTTGGAGAAATAAAGGAGGGAGCTCCCCAAAATGAGCCATTATTTAATTGCCAATAAGCATTTGCTTGGCGTATTGCTTGGAATGGCATTCGGTATTATTGCGAGGCTGCTAATGCTAAAAACCGATTATCGCCAATATCCGACTTATCCTCATGGCCGAATTATCCATATTTCGTTAGGCGTTATCGCAGCGGCACTCGGTGCAGTAGCCGTTCCTGCTCTATATAGCAAAGACTATACGGCTATTACCTTTTTATCACTAGCAGCACAGCAATTTCGGGATGTCAGAAAAATGGAGCGCGAGACGCTGACGAAAATCGACAGCTTGGAGCTCGTCAGCCGCGGAGCGACTTATATCGAGGGCATCGCTATGGTGTTTGAAGGGCGCAATTACCTCGTCATCATGTCCTCGCTGCTTACCAGCCTTTTTGCGGTAATGGTCAATCTTTGGGTCGGCCTGCTGGCAGGAGGCATATCGCTGCTGATCGTCCATCATTTTCGTTCGGGCAAAACGCTGTCCCATATTATTTCGGCGGAAACAGCGGAAGTGCGTGTGGATGGGCCAGATCTGCTCGTTGGCGACATTTATATTATGAATGTGGGGCTTAAGTCAAATCAGGATATCATTCGCGAGCGCGGAATGGGTTTTATATTGACGCCACTCAACGCGAACAGCAAGGTTACGATGGGCAATTTGGGCCAGCGCCAAGCGATTTTGTACGATTTGGCTACGATGCTGGGCGTTTACCGGGATGATGGCGAACCGGCCTTAATTCCAATGGCGAAGCTCGATATGAAGGACGGC from the Paenibacillus sp. BIHB 4019 genome contains:
- the rpsA gene encoding 30S ribosomal protein S1 gives rise to the protein MSEETNVQESAVAENQEAMDNFVSLKKGDTVKGSIVKIEDNQAYVSLGYKYDGVIPIRELSAVQLDNANDAVQVGQEVELKVISIDDEKEKLVLSKKSVDGERAWDSLQARFESGEVFEVVVADVVKGGLVADVGVRGFIPASMVERHFVEDFSDYKGRTLRVKVKEIDQENGKVILSAKEVLDAEFEGNKQKLIAALEPGQQLEGTVQRLTPFGAFIDIGGVDGLVHVSELSWQHVAHPKDVVAEGQAVTVKVLKVDPAAGKISLSMKAAQPGPWETAGSQFNIGDIVTGTVRRLVTFGAFVEIAPGVEGLVHISQIAHRHIATPFEVLQEGQEVQAKVLDFNPAEKRVSLSIKETEEAPEQPQKPERQQRERAPKQEELNNPNVSLNSQSMSYSLAERFGDKLNKLK
- a CDS encoding SMI1/KNR4 family protein, whose product is MTIHNQLERIKRKLKDAAKVDASYQLFGANSHQYRLHEPLGLEELREFEQKHGIALPAEYAAFLTNIGNGGAGPYYGLHPLGEKQSIELERLDKPSTIRPELTKEQWKADYPALHDDSNISDEQYEEAQAKAFQGLLNIGEQGCTYETMLMITGEHHGKVVYIDLDYQKPFVTFEANFLDWYERWLDEIIAGYETSWFGMRRGGDERELIELYQSTLDESVKLEALNGMFKLKNITAETIVFLISQYESSSNEVRQLCLQILAKKNFAEAERLIREELTSSSAENRLHAIQAIHWYMPKGDQQFNEELISMLPAVADAETFQFICYILHAAEVEMLPMLLPFFTYPDVEIRVHAVYQAGQSSKKGMYASELIQRLDDSEVRVQHIALQALTGIIDPALLPIYERLLEQHQTDKDYIRSNVLRRLEEFQFKSKKQMDKVLSSSLVQVRALLGKHL
- a CDS encoding YIEGIA family protein — its product is MSHYLIANKHLLGVLLGMAFGIIARLLMLKTDYRQYPTYPHGRIIHISLGVIAAALGAVAVPALYSKDYTAITFLSLAAQQFRDVRKMERETLTKIDSLELVSRGATYIEGIAMVFEGRNYLVIMSSLLTSLFAVMVNLWVGLLAGGISLLIVHHFRSGKTLSHIISAETAEVRVDGPDLLVGDIYIMNVGLKSNQDIIRERGMGFILTPLNANSKVTMGNLGQRQAILYDLATMLGVYRDDGEPALIPMAKLDMKDGRLAVFMLPQDRDKSKALKVIGRVPILESAVRMPTEAKVNKQEG